The proteins below come from a single Corynebacterium cystitidis genomic window:
- a CDS encoding TRAP transporter large permease has product MMSPAAVAALILLVGVVVLIAASVPIAIAIGLPSMLAAMAVLGVENGAAAVTQRMFTGANSFSLLAIPFFVLAGALMNSGGIATRLIDAARVLVGKLPASMVQTNVVANGLFGSVSGAAVAAASAVGTVMAPQMRKDGYSRPFAAAVNVASAPAGMLLPPSNTFIVYSLVSSTSIAALFMAGIGPGLLWLIAVLVVGVWLARKENYRRDTEHPTLSQAFVVLWRAVPSLLMIVIVVGGILLGWFTPTESAAIAVVYCLALGFIYRELEVKDLPQVLLSATRTTCIVMMLVAASSALSWVMAFAGIPALISQGLLAVSTNKVVILLIIMLILLLIGTFMDPTPAILIFVPIFLPIVTELGVDPIHFGAMVVMNLSLGVITPPVGNVLFVGAQVAGLRIEPVIARLWPFLAAILIALFIVVFVPAVSTWLPTTLGLMSPAG; this is encoded by the coding sequence TTCGATGCTGGCGGCGATGGCGGTGTTGGGAGTAGAAAATGGTGCAGCCGCCGTGACCCAGCGCATGTTTACCGGAGCTAACTCTTTTTCTTTGTTGGCCATCCCCTTTTTCGTGTTGGCGGGTGCGTTGATGAACTCGGGCGGTATTGCCACCCGGTTGATTGACGCCGCCCGGGTACTCGTCGGTAAGCTACCTGCATCGATGGTGCAGACTAATGTCGTGGCTAATGGTTTGTTCGGCTCTGTCTCTGGTGCTGCGGTTGCCGCCGCGTCTGCGGTGGGTACTGTGATGGCTCCGCAAATGCGTAAGGACGGATACTCGCGGCCCTTTGCGGCCGCTGTCAACGTCGCGTCTGCACCTGCAGGCATGCTGTTGCCACCGTCGAATACGTTCATCGTGTACTCACTGGTGTCATCAACCTCGATCGCAGCGTTATTTATGGCAGGAATTGGTCCGGGCCTGTTATGGCTTATTGCGGTCTTGGTCGTGGGTGTGTGGCTAGCGCGGAAAGAAAACTATCGCCGAGACACTGAACACCCAACGTTGAGCCAGGCGTTTGTGGTGCTCTGGCGTGCCGTCCCATCACTGCTCATGATCGTGATTGTGGTCGGTGGTATTTTGCTTGGCTGGTTTACCCCGACCGAGTCTGCGGCGATCGCGGTGGTATACTGCCTGGCACTTGGCTTCATTTACCGGGAGCTGGAAGTGAAGGATTTACCACAAGTGCTGCTAAGCGCTACCCGCACCACCTGCATTGTGATGATGCTTGTGGCAGCATCCTCAGCACTGTCCTGGGTTATGGCTTTTGCTGGAATCCCAGCCTTGATCTCGCAGGGGCTATTGGCTGTGTCCACCAATAAAGTAGTGATCTTGCTTATCATTATGTTGATTCTTCTGCTCATTGGTACATTCATGGACCCGACTCCGGCTATCCTGATCTTCGTTCCGATCTTCTTGCCGATCGTTACCGAACTTGGAGTGGACCCGATTCATTTTGGTGCGATGGTGGTGATGAACCTCTCGCTCGGCGTGATCACTCCTCCAGTAGGCAACGTCCTATTCGTGGGCGCCCAGGTTGCCGGTCTGCGTATCGAGCCCGTGATTGCACGGCTATGGCCGTTTTTGGCGGCGATCCTGATCGCCTTGTTCATTGTGGTGTTTGTGCCAGCGGTATCCACCTGGCTTCCAACAACGTTGGGGCTGATGAGCCCCGCGGGCTGA
- a CDS encoding ATP-binding protein: protein MLSDDVPGTSPKIWAGRATVLSEFSTALESGPGHPNRSLTISGSRGIGKTVLLTELEDLARTQGWVVIRASGAKAWQKH, encoded by the coding sequence GTGCTTTCCGACGACGTCCCTGGCACCAGCCCCAAGATCTGGGCTGGCCGCGCCACCGTCCTCAGCGAGTTTTCCACCGCTCTAGAATCCGGCCCAGGTCACCCCAACCGGTCCTTGACCATTTCCGGCTCGCGCGGCATCGGCAAAACAGTTCTGCTCACCGAACTGGAAGACCTCGCCCGCACCCAGGGCTGGGTGGTCATCCGCGCATCAGGCGCCAAGGCATGGCAGAAACACTGA
- a CDS encoding LapA family protein, producing the protein MIQKFGDYAIEFTERTSNDEYHRLKTHESSTVALWAMPLTMFLGAAILAWTLPGWYSTLGAGVIILCTAATQQAGLQWMRGYAPRPKTASPPPYMAAALLLVLAMLAGVIWNAALSYERSWPLAFGILGSAVIGVILALTTVPRSMSRQHEKDIARIEAGLED; encoded by the coding sequence ATGATCCAGAAATTCGGCGACTACGCCATCGAATTCACCGAACGCACCTCCAACGACGAGTACCACCGTCTTAAAACCCACGAGTCAAGCACTGTTGCCTTGTGGGCGATGCCGTTGACCATGTTTCTCGGCGCAGCAATACTGGCCTGGACCCTCCCAGGCTGGTACTCGACACTTGGCGCTGGGGTGATCATCCTGTGCACAGCCGCCACCCAGCAAGCAGGTTTGCAATGGATGAGAGGCTATGCACCTCGCCCCAAAACTGCATCTCCCCCGCCCTACATGGCTGCTGCACTACTGCTAGTGCTAGCTATGCTGGCAGGCGTTATCTGGAATGCAGCACTGTCCTATGAACGCTCCTGGCCACTAGCTTTCGGCATTCTTGGTAGCGCTGTCATTGGTGTGATCCTCGCCCTCACTACTGTTCCTCGCAGCATGTCTCGTCAGCATGAAAAGGATATTGCACGCATCGAGGCTGGATTGGAGGACTAA
- a CDS encoding helix-turn-helix transcriptional regulator, translating to MAQDPSPTTNNMVRQWRRWLELSQQELADAAGVSRQTIANIEKGNYSPSVHLALDICHTLGKTVEEVFGREQDNQ from the coding sequence ATGGCACAGGATCCCAGCCCCACCACCAACAATATGGTTCGCCAGTGGCGTCGCTGGCTCGAGCTCAGCCAGCAGGAACTCGCTGACGCCGCCGGAGTATCACGACAAACCATCGCCAACATCGAAAAAGGCAACTATTCCCCCTCCGTCCACCTCGCACTCGACATTTGTCACACCCTTGGAAAAACGGTCGAAGAAGTTTTCGGCCGGGAACAGGACAACCAATGA
- a CDS encoding multidrug effflux MFS transporter has translation MMTRTQSQGDTRTSGAIPPLLLTVLALVSAIEPLSINMYLSGMPQLSRDLGVDQTAGQLTLTAFLAGIAVGQIIVGPVSDSLGRRTLFIRGTLGLMAASVLAAVAPNIWVLYLARVAQGLAGGTAVVLARAVAADLASGKELARVFALLMMLGSIAPVVGPILGGLIVDFVGWRGVFWLLALLNLLMWLGVWRFVPESLPAEKRRTFTLKAVRDAFTQLSKDRAFVGYSLGFMFSFVTMFAYVSASPYVLQEHYGFTPIQYAVIFAVNTTGLAILTIINRRIVGRTGPLILSRIFNLVQLAATIYLIAVTVMGLNRWFVLVGLFVVVASNGVNLGNNSALAIDRAQGVTGTASAIMGAGQFMFAGIVSPVVGIVAGFGMSQPIAMAVVMFLACVVATIGIQWIGAGTTRKLKA, from the coding sequence ATGATGACACGTACACAAAGTCAGGGTGACACACGTACCAGTGGTGCAATCCCACCATTGCTACTGACAGTGCTGGCACTCGTTTCGGCGATCGAACCGCTGTCCATCAACATGTATCTCTCCGGCATGCCGCAACTCTCACGCGACCTCGGAGTAGATCAGACGGCAGGTCAGCTCACACTGACCGCATTCTTGGCGGGCATTGCCGTTGGCCAAATCATCGTCGGGCCGGTTTCGGATTCCCTCGGCCGCCGCACGTTGTTCATTCGGGGAACACTCGGACTCATGGCCGCATCCGTGCTTGCCGCCGTCGCCCCGAATATCTGGGTACTCTACCTTGCCCGTGTGGCCCAAGGCTTAGCCGGCGGCACCGCCGTCGTGCTGGCTCGCGCAGTGGCAGCTGATCTTGCAAGTGGAAAAGAACTCGCCCGCGTGTTTGCCCTGCTGATGATGCTGGGGTCAATCGCCCCCGTGGTCGGGCCGATCCTGGGTGGGCTTATCGTCGACTTTGTTGGCTGGCGTGGCGTGTTTTGGCTGCTGGCTCTCCTGAACTTGCTGATGTGGCTGGGGGTGTGGCGTTTCGTTCCGGAATCATTACCCGCCGAGAAGCGCCGCACCTTCACGCTTAAAGCCGTCCGCGACGCGTTTACTCAGCTCAGTAAAGACCGTGCTTTTGTGGGGTACTCGCTCGGTTTCATGTTTTCATTTGTCACCATGTTCGCGTACGTCTCGGCGTCGCCGTACGTGTTGCAGGAGCACTATGGGTTTACACCCATCCAGTACGCTGTCATTTTCGCGGTGAATACCACGGGGCTTGCGATCCTCACCATCATCAACCGCCGCATCGTCGGGCGCACCGGGCCCCTGATCCTTTCGCGCATCTTCAACCTCGTGCAGCTAGCAGCCACCATCTACCTGATCGCGGTTACGGTAATGGGGTTGAACCGCTGGTTTGTCTTGGTGGGCCTTTTCGTGGTGGTTGCGTCGAACGGCGTGAATCTGGGCAACAATTCAGCACTGGCTATCGACCGCGCACAAGGCGTTACCGGTACCGCCTCGGCCATTATGGGTGCCGGTCAGTTCATGTTCGCCGGTATCGTCAGCCCGGTGGTGGGCATTGTGGCTGGGTTTGGCATGTCGCAGCCGATCGCGATGGCTGTCGTGATGTTCCTGGCCTGTGTTGTTGCAACAATTGGCATCCAGTGGATTGGTGCAGGTACCACACGCAAACTCAAGGCTTAA
- the yaaA gene encoding peroxide stress protein YaaA yields the protein MLIVLPPSETKAPGGESDPMDVSFPTLDPVREEIIADLAALPVDAQLAALKISERQRAEAEANLTLATAPVMPAIYRYTGVLYDALQADSLSDEALKRLTIGSALFGVVRADDMIPKYRLSAGSKIPRVSSFVGDTAEVPTMKARWRTLITEALQETGGFIVDLRSGPYQQLGKVPEAMTVRVEAVQPDGSRKVVSHFNKFYKGELARLLASAPRNADSIEGVADIAEESGLNVEVTGSELTLVVKP from the coding sequence GTGCTGATTGTGTTGCCCCCTTCCGAAACCAAAGCCCCCGGCGGAGAGTCCGACCCGATGGATGTCTCCTTCCCTACCCTCGACCCGGTCCGCGAAGAGATCATCGCCGATCTCGCCGCGTTGCCTGTCGACGCACAACTTGCCGCTTTGAAGATCAGCGAGCGCCAGCGCGCTGAAGCTGAAGCCAATCTCACTCTGGCCACTGCCCCTGTGATGCCCGCAATCTACCGCTATACCGGGGTCTTATACGACGCTCTCCAGGCGGATTCGCTTTCCGACGAAGCCCTGAAACGACTGACCATCGGGTCGGCACTGTTTGGTGTCGTGCGAGCCGATGACATGATCCCTAAGTATCGGCTTTCAGCGGGATCGAAAATTCCCCGTGTTTCCTCCTTCGTCGGAGACACGGCAGAAGTGCCGACGATGAAGGCGCGCTGGCGCACCCTGATTACTGAGGCACTACAAGAAACCGGAGGGTTTATCGTCGATCTGCGCTCCGGTCCATACCAGCAGCTGGGCAAAGTTCCAGAAGCAATGACAGTGCGCGTAGAGGCTGTGCAGCCAGACGGTTCACGGAAAGTGGTGAGTCACTTTAACAAGTTTTACAAGGGTGAGCTGGCCCGTCTGCTAGCTTCCGCGCCACGGAATGCAGATTCCATCGAAGGTGTGGCCGATATCGCCGAGGAATCAGGCCTCAACGTTGAAGTAACGGGCAGTGAACTAACACTCGTCGTTAAGCCTTGA
- a CDS encoding proline--tRNA ligase has translation MITRMSELFLRTLREDPADAEVPSHKLLVRAGYIRRAAPGIYNWLPLGLRTLRKIEAVVRAEMDAMGAQEMLFPALLPREPYEATGRWDEYGSELFRLKDRRNNDMLLGPTHEEMFTSTVKDLYTSYKDFPVTLYQIQTKYRDEARPRAGILRGREFVMKDSYSFDMNDEGLDDSYVAHREAYQRIFDSLGVRYEICKATSGAMGGSASEEFLAYSDNGEDTFVISTAGDYAANVEAVTTVALQPRPIEGLPEAVDYETPDSETIETLVQWANSAGIQVEGRDVIASDTLKCMVIKVDGVGLAPADKKEEDEDASPQIIGVLIPGDRELDEDRLDAALEPATWEFLSDEEFARSEFLVKGYVGPRALQANGIKIYADPRIVDGTAWIAGADKKEHHGVGLVAGRDFTVDETIEAAEIHEGDPSPTGNGTLKLARGIELGHIFQLGRKYTEAMDVQILDENGRQAVPTMGSYGIGISRMMAVLVEQMHDEKGLVWPAAVAPYQVHVAVANKDKEALQAGDKLVAELDAAGIEVLFDDRPKVSPGVKFKDAELLGMPYAVILGRAFKDGNVELRIRGGETTEVPFDQIVEKVLGLVRS, from the coding sequence ATGATCACACGTATGTCTGAGCTTTTCCTGCGCACTCTGCGCGAAGACCCTGCCGATGCCGAAGTGCCCAGCCACAAGCTGCTCGTGCGCGCCGGATACATTCGTCGCGCCGCACCCGGCATCTATAACTGGTTACCGTTAGGGCTGCGCACACTGCGCAAGATCGAGGCAGTGGTACGCGCTGAGATGGACGCAATGGGTGCTCAGGAAATGCTGTTCCCAGCACTGTTGCCGCGCGAACCGTATGAGGCCACTGGCCGCTGGGATGAATATGGCTCCGAACTGTTCCGCCTCAAGGATCGCCGTAACAACGATATGCTCCTGGGGCCAACGCATGAGGAGATGTTTACCTCCACGGTCAAAGACCTCTACACCTCGTACAAGGACTTCCCGGTCACCTTGTACCAGATCCAGACCAAGTACCGCGACGAGGCCCGCCCCCGCGCCGGCATCCTGCGAGGCCGAGAGTTTGTGATGAAGGATTCTTACTCCTTCGACATGAACGACGAGGGCTTGGACGATTCCTATGTTGCTCACCGCGAGGCGTACCAGCGCATCTTCGACTCACTCGGTGTGCGTTACGAGATTTGCAAGGCCACCTCGGGCGCTATGGGTGGGTCTGCTTCAGAGGAGTTCCTCGCGTACTCCGACAACGGTGAAGACACCTTCGTGATCTCCACCGCCGGCGACTACGCAGCCAACGTTGAGGCAGTAACTACTGTGGCGCTGCAGCCACGGCCGATCGAGGGACTGCCCGAAGCAGTGGACTATGAAACCCCGGATTCAGAGACCATCGAGACTTTGGTGCAGTGGGCTAATAGCGCCGGTATTCAGGTTGAGGGCCGCGATGTGATTGCCTCCGACACGCTCAAGTGCATGGTGATCAAGGTCGACGGGGTCGGGCTGGCGCCCGCCGACAAAAAGGAGGAGGACGAGGACGCGAGTCCGCAGATTATCGGTGTGCTCATCCCTGGCGACCGTGAACTTGACGAAGACCGTCTTGACGCAGCGCTCGAACCAGCAACCTGGGAGTTCCTTTCCGACGAGGAGTTTGCCCGCTCTGAGTTTTTAGTCAAGGGCTATGTGGGTCCGCGCGCTTTGCAGGCCAATGGCATCAAGATTTATGCTGACCCGCGCATTGTCGACGGCACCGCGTGGATTGCCGGAGCGGACAAGAAAGAACACCACGGGGTGGGACTGGTGGCAGGCCGGGACTTCACTGTCGACGAGACCATCGAGGCCGCCGAAATCCACGAGGGCGATCCATCACCAACAGGTAACGGCACCCTGAAACTGGCACGTGGCATTGAGCTGGGCCACATCTTCCAGCTAGGGCGCAAATACACCGAAGCAATGGATGTGCAGATCCTTGATGAAAACGGCCGCCAGGCGGTACCAACCATGGGGTCTTATGGCATTGGGATCTCGCGGATGATGGCCGTGCTGGTGGAACAGATGCACGACGAGAAAGGCCTGGTCTGGCCTGCGGCAGTTGCTCCGTACCAGGTGCATGTTGCTGTGGCGAACAAGGACAAAGAAGCACTTCAAGCAGGAGACAAGCTGGTCGCCGAACTCGACGCTGCAGGCATCGAGGTGCTTTTCGACGACCGGCCCAAGGTCTCCCCAGGCGTGAAATTCAAGGACGCTGAGCTACTAGGTATGCCCTATGCTGTGATCCTGGGCCGCGCATTCAAAGACGGCAATGTAGAGCTTCGGATCCGCGGCGGAGAAACCACCGAGGTGCCATTTGATCAGATCGTTGAAAAGGTGCTGGGCCTTGTCCGCAGTTAA
- a CDS encoding LppP/LprE family lipoprotein has translation MSAVKAWYAGVMRATSMVAAGLLLSSCGQFFEQPVAEPTAVLTEVSTVVAAPEGQPEETRQGSSSSTAVETQTETVTQKPNTSSECGTMSANQALITNVGKVRRVRDYPWDTDYSYTEGYDPCAALSWITITVEGVTGSSPNHIMLFHKGDYLGTATYEAYGFFPRVTRASDNMINVVYTYPLTGEGTANASGRAYASFEWDEDLQKVQMYGDVPPK, from the coding sequence TTGTCCGCAGTTAAAGCGTGGTACGCAGGGGTGATGCGTGCTACAAGTATGGTGGCAGCAGGCTTACTGCTTTCCTCGTGCGGGCAGTTCTTCGAGCAACCAGTGGCGGAACCCACTGCGGTACTTACAGAGGTCAGTACCGTTGTGGCAGCCCCTGAGGGACAGCCGGAAGAAACCCGGCAGGGATCGTCGTCAAGCACGGCGGTGGAAACACAAACTGAAACTGTCACGCAAAAACCAAACACCAGCTCTGAATGTGGAACGATGAGCGCTAACCAAGCCCTTATCACAAACGTTGGCAAAGTCCGGAGAGTTCGTGACTATCCGTGGGATACTGACTATTCCTACACAGAAGGCTATGACCCGTGTGCGGCGTTGTCATGGATCACTATCACTGTGGAAGGGGTGACCGGTTCGTCGCCGAACCACATCATGCTGTTCCACAAAGGGGACTATTTAGGCACCGCCACCTATGAAGCCTACGGCTTCTTCCCTCGTGTTACCCGCGCGTCCGACAACATGATCAACGTGGTGTACACGTATCCCCTGACAGGCGAAGGCACCGCAAATGCATCTGGGCGCGCCTACGCCTCATTCGAGTGGGACGAAGACTTGCAAAAGGTGCAGATGTACGGCGACGTGCCACCAAAGTAG
- a CDS encoding S8 family peptidase: MSKKSRHMMRAMAGASAVLAMSLATSGIAYAQEDLPNEPGGETVDEAIDPENREAITTSTDRFIVEYHEDVQKDRDERMSVMQETGEALDEDVTEVREREDGTVVVEVEEYLDPQASEEFMEEMRNSGKVAHIEPDARMMPMAVNDQHYRQQWPIHGNWGGKADKAWTFAPKLGEGVVVAVVDTGTTRHPDLDPNLLPGYDFISDPSMSRDRDGRDPNPQDEGDWYAAYECGKNPHPSNSSWHGTHVAGTVSAVTNNSIGVAGVAPQAKVVPVRALGKCGGYSSDIADAIVWSSGGSINGVPANRNPAQVINLSLGGSGTCSRTYQRAIDTARGNGASVVVAAGNESRNTQYAQPGNCPGVINVGSSGVTGHYASYSNFGTHVDVTAPGGDQQRGTTVLSTLNTGRTTPGSPSYSFYQGTSMAAPYVSGIAALMKAQDPSLSTERVEQILKSTARPLAQPRQGSGAGLVDAEAALKAVNPGSAPAPQPGPAPGPNPQPQPDPWPNPQPQPDPWPAPWPEPRPEPRPEPRPQPRPEPRPEPRPEPRPQPVPWWPFPWWPFF; this comes from the coding sequence ATGTCGAAGAAGTCAAGACACATGATGCGAGCTATGGCAGGCGCAAGTGCGGTTCTTGCCATGAGCCTTGCTACGTCTGGGATCGCCTACGCTCAGGAAGATCTTCCCAATGAGCCAGGCGGAGAAACCGTGGACGAAGCTATCGACCCAGAAAACCGTGAAGCCATCACCACCTCCACCGACCGTTTCATCGTCGAATATCACGAGGATGTCCAAAAGGATCGCGACGAGCGAATGAGCGTGATGCAGGAGACGGGAGAAGCTCTGGATGAAGACGTAACAGAGGTCCGCGAGCGCGAAGACGGCACTGTGGTGGTCGAGGTAGAGGAGTATCTTGACCCGCAGGCGTCTGAAGAGTTCATGGAAGAGATGCGGAACTCGGGCAAGGTAGCGCACATCGAGCCGGATGCCCGTATGATGCCGATGGCTGTCAATGACCAGCATTACCGGCAGCAATGGCCAATTCATGGGAATTGGGGTGGAAAAGCGGACAAGGCATGGACGTTTGCTCCTAAACTCGGCGAGGGTGTGGTTGTGGCTGTCGTCGATACAGGAACAACCAGGCACCCAGATTTGGATCCCAATCTTCTGCCCGGATATGACTTCATTTCGGATCCTTCCATGTCCCGTGATCGAGACGGCCGTGATCCTAACCCGCAGGATGAAGGTGACTGGTACGCAGCCTATGAATGTGGTAAAAATCCGCATCCATCGAACTCATCCTGGCACGGCACCCATGTGGCAGGCACCGTGTCCGCTGTAACCAACAACTCGATTGGTGTGGCCGGTGTGGCACCTCAGGCGAAGGTTGTTCCTGTTCGTGCACTGGGCAAGTGTGGCGGCTACTCCTCTGATATCGCAGATGCGATTGTGTGGTCTTCTGGTGGCTCCATCAATGGTGTACCGGCTAACCGGAACCCAGCTCAGGTAATCAACCTGTCGCTGGGTGGCTCGGGCACCTGCTCACGCACTTACCAGCGGGCTATCGATACCGCGCGCGGTAATGGAGCGTCAGTGGTGGTCGCAGCTGGCAATGAGTCGCGCAACACCCAATACGCTCAACCTGGCAATTGCCCTGGGGTCATCAATGTAGGTTCTTCAGGTGTAACCGGACACTACGCCAGCTACTCTAATTTTGGCACGCATGTTGATGTGACCGCCCCTGGTGGCGATCAGCAACGCGGCACCACCGTCTTATCCACCCTCAATACTGGACGCACTACACCAGGTTCGCCCAGTTACTCCTTTTACCAGGGCACATCCATGGCTGCGCCCTATGTTTCTGGTATCGCTGCTTTAATGAAGGCGCAAGATCCTAGCCTCAGTACCGAACGCGTCGAGCAGATCCTGAAGTCCACTGCCCGCCCGCTAGCTCAACCACGCCAAGGCTCTGGAGCGGGGCTTGTCGACGCTGAAGCAGCGCTTAAGGCAGTCAACCCGGGGTCAGCGCCGGCACCACAGCCGGGGCCAGCCCCTGGGCCGAACCCACAGCCCCAGCCAGATCCTTGGCCGAACCCACAGCCCCAGCCAGATCCTTGGCCAGCGCCTTGGCCGGAACCACGGCCCGAACCACGGCCCGAACCACGGCCTCAGCCTAGGCCGGAACCACGGCCCGAACCACGGCCAGAGCCACGGCCTCAGCCTGTGCCATGGTGGCCATTCCCCTGGTGGCCTTTCTTCTAA
- the glnA gene encoding type I glutamate--ammonia ligase has protein sequence MAFESAEQLRKFMKDEEMEFLDIRFTNLTGMEHALSVPVDEFDDDAVENGFAFDGSSVAGFTTVEASDMTLVPDIGTAHVDPFRARKTVNMKFFVHDPFTMEPFSRDPRNVARKAEEYLQETGIADSCSIGAEAEFYVFDSVQYSTDINAAFYKVDSDEGWWNSGADTMIDGSPNRGNQIRVNDGYFPTAPYDKTIPVRDEIAVILSQVGFKIERFHHEVATGGIQEVNYRFNTLLRAGDDLQTFKYIVKGTAEKMGQTATFMPKPLDGDGGCGMHAHQSLWKDGKPLFYDENGYAGLSDLARWYIGGLLKHAPAVMALTNPTTNSYRRLYSGFEAPVNLAYSQRNRSAAIRIPVTGDSPNAKRLEFRAPDPSGNPYLGFTAQMMAGLDGIKNRLDPGEAVDKDLYELEVQEEFNVPKVPHSLEESLQALADDHDFLTEGDVFTGDLIEIYIQLKYDNEIMPLRQGPTPKEFELYYNV, from the coding sequence ATGGCTTTCGAATCAGCCGAACAACTACGCAAGTTTATGAAGGACGAGGAGATGGAATTTCTCGACATCCGCTTCACCAACCTCACGGGCATGGAGCACGCACTGTCGGTCCCTGTCGACGAGTTTGATGATGACGCTGTAGAAAATGGCTTCGCTTTCGATGGTTCGTCCGTTGCGGGCTTCACAACGGTTGAGGCATCCGATATGACCTTGGTGCCAGACATTGGTACCGCCCATGTCGACCCGTTCCGTGCCCGCAAAACGGTAAATATGAAGTTCTTCGTGCATGACCCGTTTACGATGGAGCCGTTTAGCCGCGACCCGCGCAACGTTGCCCGAAAGGCTGAAGAGTACCTGCAAGAAACAGGCATCGCTGATTCATGCTCCATCGGTGCTGAGGCGGAGTTCTACGTGTTTGACTCGGTGCAGTATTCCACTGATATCAACGCAGCGTTCTATAAGGTCGATTCCGATGAGGGTTGGTGGAATTCGGGTGCAGACACCATGATTGATGGCTCCCCGAATCGCGGCAACCAAATCCGTGTCAACGACGGTTACTTCCCCACCGCACCGTATGACAAGACGATTCCAGTGCGCGATGAGATTGCCGTGATCTTAAGCCAGGTGGGCTTTAAGATTGAGCGCTTCCACCATGAAGTTGCCACCGGCGGCATCCAAGAGGTCAACTACCGTTTCAACACTTTGTTGCGCGCGGGTGATGATCTGCAGACTTTCAAATACATCGTAAAGGGTACTGCGGAAAAGATGGGTCAGACCGCCACCTTCATGCCCAAGCCACTGGATGGTGACGGTGGCTGCGGCATGCACGCGCACCAGTCATTGTGGAAAGATGGCAAGCCGCTGTTTTATGACGAGAATGGTTACGCCGGGTTGAGCGATCTGGCGCGCTGGTACATCGGTGGTCTGCTCAAGCACGCCCCTGCTGTCATGGCGTTGACTAACCCCACCACTAACTCTTACCGCCGCTTGTACTCTGGGTTTGAGGCGCCGGTCAACTTGGCGTACTCGCAGCGCAACCGTTCTGCAGCGATCCGTATTCCTGTCACTGGTGATTCTCCGAACGCGAAGCGCCTGGAGTTCCGCGCACCAGACCCCTCCGGCAACCCGTACTTAGGATTTACGGCACAGATGATGGCTGGACTAGACGGCATTAAGAACCGTCTCGACCCTGGCGAGGCGGTGGATAAGGATCTGTATGAACTTGAGGTTCAGGAGGAATTCAACGTGCCAAAGGTCCCGCACTCTTTGGAGGAATCTTTGCAGGCACTTGCCGACGACCATGACTTCCTCACCGAGGGCGACGTGTTCACGGGGGATCTCATTGAGATCTACATCCAGTTGAAGTACGACAATGAGATCATGCCGCTGCGCCAGGGTCCCACTCCGAAGGAATTTGAGCTCTACTACAACGTATAG